TGGAGACCAGGACTGTGTCCGGGCGAATGGCCGCACTGAGATCGTTGGTACTGACTCGTCCTTCGTTGTTGACCGGTATCTGCGTAAATGAGACTCCACCATCGGCCAACGCCTGCAAAGGTTCGAGAATCGACGAGTGTTCGATTGCGGTGGTGACCACATGAGACCCTTGGCTACGCTTCGAACGGAGAACTCCAGCTAAGGCGAGATTGTTACTTTCGGTCCCGCCACTGGTAAAAAGAATCTCCGTCGCGCGACAGTGGATCAAGGCTGCTACGTGTTCACGTGCTGTTTCGATTCCTTGCTTTGCTCGACGCCCTGCCCAGTGCACGCTTGAGGGGTTACCAAAGTGTGTGTGCAGATACGGCAACATCGCCTCTACGACTTCTGGGCGGACGGGAGTGGTCGCGTTATAGTCGAGGTAAATGGGGCGCATGTGCACTACTACTTCATTGCAAAAGATTTGCAGAGCGAGTTAGGGAGGCGTCATTCTCGCGAGAGCGGGAATCCAGGTAGGTTAACGTATAGCTTCTACTGGAGGTTGCTGGATGTCCGCCTGCGCGGGCATGACGAAGGCACCTCCATCCGAATCAATGCGCTGGCTTCCTACGTTTCCCACCCATATTCCCCGCGTAACTTTACAAAGCGGCACTCACCAAAGTACTCTTCTTGCAATCCTGAGCGTTCCTTCCAGATACGGACGAGCGTCTGAAGTTCTTCTTCGCCTAAGGGCATAACGATCCGACCACCCATCCGCAATTGAGCAAGTAACGGGCGCGGAATTCCAGGCGCTGCAGCACCAATGATAATGGCATCAAACGGAGCTGCCTCAGACCAGCCAAGCGTTCCATCGCCGACGTGCACGGTGACATCTTGATACCCAAGGCGAGTAAGAACAGCCTGCGCGCGTTGCGCTAAGCTTTGCGATAACTCAACCGAACAGACCTGGACGCCTTGCTCGGCGAGAATCGCGGTGAGATAACCCGATCCGGTACCCACCTCTAAGGCATGTTCTCCTTCGGCAAGCTGTGCTGCTGATGCCATCAAGGCGATCATATAGGGCTGTGAGATGGTTTGCCCTTCACCAATCGGCAACGGATGATCTTCGTAGGCTTGATCCTGGACCGACGCGTCGACAAACAAATGCCGAGGAACACGCCGCATTGCCTCCAGGATGAGCGGATCGTTGATGCCGCGCTGCACGAGCTGCTCTTCAACCATACGGTCGCGAGCTATGGTGTACTCATCGAGTGCCATGGGAGTTGTAATCCGTGTAGTTCTTGCAATGCACGATAGTTGGTCAGGTCGACATGTAATGGCGTCACAGAAATAAATCCATCGTGGACAGCGACACAATCTGTTCCTTCATCAGGATCGAAGCCGAGGTCGTCGCCACCGATCCAGTAGTATTTTCGACCACGTGGGTCAACGCGGACTTCCATCGTTTCTGCGTATCGTCGTTTGCCTTGTCGCGTCAAGAGGAAGCCTTTAATCTCTTCGCGTGGAATATTGGGGACATTGACGTTCAATAACGTATCTGACGGCATGCCTTGTTCAATGACTTCTCGTGCAAGCACTGCGGCGAAATCGGCAGCCGGAGCAAAGTGATGCGGCGTTCCTCGCATCACCAGGGACATCGCAATCGAAGGAATTCCGAGTAACGAGCCTTCCATCGCAGCAGAGACCGTCCCTGAGTACGTAATGTCGTCGCCGAGGTTTGCGCCTCGATTGATACCAGAAACAACTAGATTCGGTCGGATTGGGAGAAATCCCTTGACTGCGAGATTGACGCAATCAGTCGGGGTGCCGTTTACAGCAAACCGACGTGGGCCAATCTCATCGATGCGCAGTGGACGGTGCAGCGTTAATGAGTGGCTGACTGCGCTCTGTTCGCGGTCTGGGGCAACGGTGTAGATCTCACCAATTTTCGCTAAGGCAGCTTCCAATGCATGCAGACCTTCAGAGTGAATACCGTCATCGTTGCAAACCAAAATAATCATGGTGGTATTTCAACAGAAACAGGACGAATAAGAAAGGCGACCGTTGGGGCGATCGCCTCTGATCACGAATCGGGGTGAGCCGATTTGAACGGCCGACCACTCGCACCCCAAGCGAGTACGCTACCAGGCTGCGCTACACCCCGACAGCATGCAACTTACGTCCGCCTGTCTTATCGTCTCTCCTAAAAAGGGGCAAGAGCCTGGCCTTGATTGAGCGACTTTGCCATTGAGTCATCGAGCCAGTAAAAAATTTTCTCAATCACTCAATGCCCCGATCTCCCGATGACTCACTCCCTCGATTGCTGTAACTCAATATTCGTTACTGACAGGAGGTGTTGTGCCTACATACCAAGGTGGCTGCCATTGTGGCCGCGTGCGATTTGAGGTGACAACCAACTTTGAGCAAGTGGTTGATTGTAACTGTTCGATTTGCACGAAAAAGGGGTTCCTCCACTTGATTATTGACCCGGCCCAGTTTCGTTTGCTGACTCCGGAGGTGCAGATGTCTGTGTACCAATTCAATACCAAGACTGCCAAACATTACTTTTGTTCGGTGTGCGGGATTCATTCGTATTACGTTCCGCGTTCGCATCCCGACAAGATCGATGTCAATGTTCGCTGTTTAGAGGGGATCGATCTGCAAGCGCTTACCATTCAACCGTTCAACGGGCGTGAATGGGAGGCCAGTCGGCATACGCTGGATGAGTAGGGGATAGATCGAACCACGGAAGATTGGTACAGTTCTGCTGGAAATCGTAGTCAGTTGGCGCGCTTCGCACGCCCTACAACTGCTCATGAAGTTATGAGACACGATACTAGTAGTCAGTCATGTTGATTCTGCGGGGTGAACGTAGTGGCGTCATGCCCGCGCAAGCGGGAATCCAGGGAGGTTAAGTCGCGGCCCCTGTTTGAAGATCCTGGATGCCCGCCTGCGCGGGCATGACGAAATCGACCCCGCAAATTCAGTGTGACTGACTACTAGGCACGAGAGGTATTTAACCCAAGTCTAACGTGACAAATCGATACCCAAGCGACTTGCCATGCTTGACGAGAATTGGCCGGACCGCCGGATCGAGGATACGGGCGAAATCCTCGTGCGGTGCCTGGATGCAGGCCATTTTGTCTTTCATTTCAACCCGGATGCGATAGGCGGGAAGCCCGAGCGACTGAAATATCTCTACCCAGGCTGCGGATGGGTCAGTGAGATCAATGCTCAGTTCTTTGCTCATCACCAGTGACTATAGCGCAAAGGCATGGCAAGCTGAACCCTACGATTGCGCATTGAGGAAGCGAGTGCATATGGAGAAGCAAAAGTTTGGCGTTATCTTCGATCTGGATGGCGTTCTGATCGATTCTGAAGGGCTGTATTATCGAGCATACTCTGAGGTGCTCAAAGACTATGGCGTGACAGTCTCACGTGAGGAATATGAGACATACTGGATCGCGCAGGGGAATGGTCCGGAATATATCGTCGAGAAGCACAATCTTCCTGTTGCTCCGGAAGAATTACGCCAACTGCGTTCTCCGATTTATTTGGAACTCTTAGAGCGTGAAGTGACACTGATGCCCTACGTGGAAGAGGCATTAACCGGGCTCGCACCGCATTTTGCTCTGACTGTCGCGACCAACAGTAACCGTGAGCACCTCGATGCGGTGCTCCGCCGCATGAATATCGCGAAGTTCTTTCCTCTGACTGTTGCTCGACAAGATTATCGACAAGCAAAGCCTCAACCCGATGCGTTCCTAACTGCAGCGGCGAGACTTGGGCTGGCTCCGAGACAATGCGTGGTCATTGAAGATACCTACAAGGGTGTAACGGCTGCTGTTGGTGCAGGCATTCGCTGTATTGCGGTGCCGAATGAATACACGCTGCGCAATGATTTCAGCAAGGCAAGCCTTGTTTTGTCGAGTTTGAAGGAATTGACGCCTGAGGTGATCTTGGAACAATTAAAAATGAAGAATGAAGAATGAAAAATTAGGAAAAACGGACACACTGAGAGGCGGCCTTATTACGTCAGTCCATCCATTTGACATTTTGCATTTTTGATTTTTCATTGCGGCTGTCCCTTTCCTCGGTTCTCAATTTCCACTATTCTGTCCGCCGCTACGGCCGTACGAGCATGAAGGAGGGATTTGCATGACGGCACAATTCACTGATCGTTATGTGCAGGCAAATGGGCTGAAGTTTCACTACCTTGATTGGGGAAACCCGGAGAAACCACCGCTCGTGCTGCTCCACGGCGTGGGGCAGACATGTCATACGTGGGATCTGTTTGCGACCGCAATGTCACCGAACTTCCACATCATGGCGTTTGATCAACGTGGACATGGTGATACCGACTGGG
The window above is part of the Deltaproteobacteria bacterium genome. Proteins encoded here:
- the surE gene encoding 5'/3'-nucleotidase SurE, with protein sequence MIILVCNDDGIHSEGLHALEAALAKIGEIYTVAPDREQSAVSHSLTLHRPLRIDEIGPRRFAVNGTPTDCVNLAVKGFLPIRPNLVVSGINRGANLGDDITYSGTVSAAMEGSLLGIPSIAMSLVMRGTPHHFAPAADFAAVLAREVIEQGMPSDTLLNVNVPNIPREEIKGFLLTRQGKRRYAETMEVRVDPRGRKYYWIGGDDLGFDPDEGTDCVAVHDGFISVTPLHVDLTNYRALQELHGLQLPWHSMSTP
- a CDS encoding HAD family phosphatase; the encoded protein is MLSSLLITSDYSAKAWQAEPYDCALRKRVHMEKQKFGVIFDLDGVLIDSEGLYYRAYSEVLKDYGVTVSREEYETYWIAQGNGPEYIVEKHNLPVAPEELRQLRSPIYLELLEREVTLMPYVEEALTGLAPHFALTVATNSNREHLDAVLRRMNIAKFFPLTVARQDYRQAKPQPDAFLTAAARLGLAPRQCVVIEDTYKGVTAAVGAGIRCIAVPNEYTLRNDFSKASLVLSSLKELTPEVILEQLKMKNEE
- a CDS encoding GFA family protein, which codes for MAVTQYSLLTGGVVPTYQGGCHCGRVRFEVTTNFEQVVDCNCSICTKKGFLHLIIDPAQFRLLTPEVQMSVYQFNTKTAKHYFCSVCGIHSYYVPRSHPDKIDVNVRCLEGIDLQALTIQPFNGREWEASRHTLDE
- a CDS encoding protein-L-isoaspartate(D-aspartate) O-methyltransferase, which codes for MALDEYTIARDRMVEEQLVQRGINDPLILEAMRRVPRHLFVDASVQDQAYEDHPLPIGEGQTISQPYMIALMASAAQLAEGEHALEVGTGSGYLTAILAEQGVQVCSVELSQSLAQRAQAVLTRLGYQDVTVHVGDGTLGWSEAAPFDAIIIGAAAPGIPRPLLAQLRMGGRIVMPLGEEELQTLVRIWKERSGLQEEYFGECRFVKLRGEYGWET